The segment AGTTCTGGGACAGGTCCGACACGCGGGCCATTCTGGCGCGGATTCCGAGCAGCGGGCTCTCGCTGCAAGCCGACTTCGGCCTGCCGGTACTCGGAGTTCGCTACCGCAATTTTGCCTTCAATGCGGAGGCTCTGGCGACGGTGCACGCCAATGTTCCCAAGTGCGTGGCGGAGATCGCGCTGGTGGGAAGTAAACTGGGAAAGAACTACTCGCTGAATGATCTGATCGGCGAGTCTCTGGCCCTGAGTGATGTCTCGCTCAGCTATGGGCGGATCATTCCGCAGGATTATCTGCCACAGTTGTCGGCGGGATTGGCCTTCCATTACTATCAGGGATTTGCCTACACAGACACACGGCAGTCGACGGCGGGCTTTGTAGTCACTGACCATCTGATTCAGGGCAACGGCAGTTTCCAGAATGTGCTGGCAACCGATGGACGGGGCTTCGGCGCAGATTTGGGTGTGGCGGCGAAGCTCTCCGAAGACGGGCGGTGGAAAGCCGCGCTGGCGGTGCAGCGGATCGGCGCCACGATGAGCTGGAATGTGAAGGAAACCGAAACGGCGCACATGCGGACCAGCATGGCGGGGCTCGATTTCGATTCACTGGATAACAAGGAGTATACGGACCGGGCCTTTGCCAGCGAAGATACAACGATCAAGGGTGGCACGGCAAAACTGCATCTGCCGCTGACGCTCCGGGCTTCGGGTTCCTACCAGCTTTTCCCGAACCTGAGTGTAGCGGGAATTGTGAACGCGCTGACGACAAGCAGTCCATTAGGTCCAGCGGGTATTGAAGCGGGCGCGGCGACCTCCTACTCCCCACTCCGCTGGGCGGCGATTGAAGGCGGCATGTTGTTCGGTGGGCCGCACAGCAGTCTGTTTTCATTCGGTACAGGATTGCGGTTCCGCTATTACGAGCTGGATTTGAACTTCTCTTCGGCGGGCGGGATGTTCACGTCGGCGCACGGCGTGGGAGCATCATTCTCGCAGAGGTTCTATTTCTGAGAGCGGTTTGAAGCGTGCGAGGCTAAGGATACCCGGCGCGACGACCGGAAAACACATTGACGGCAAAGCGCCGCCGCAGACACCATTATGGTTGTTTGCGGCGGCGTCTGTTTTTCGGGGACGGAATAGGGGGACTGTTTTTCGTCCACACCCGGAGGGTGTGGGGTAGGAGTTTTTGTTCGGGCTGCTCCACCCAACATCCCGCTTGGATCTCGACAGATGAGACTCGCGTATACTCACTGTATCCTCTGACCGGCACAGTGCGTCCTTGTGCAGATATTCACAATATCTCAGAGTCAACAAAAACACCTTTGAGACCACTGGAAGGCGGTTGACAATTCAGAGGTTTCTTAGTATATTATCCGAGCAATCCTGACAACCTCTGTCAGATTATAAAGTTTTAACCCATCAGAAATTAGCGGTTTGAAAGTAGAGCCTATGCCTTCCGGGAAGCGGGTGCGGGAAGTCCGCATTGGGTCTGTGACGATTGGCGGCGATCATCCGGTAGCGGTGCAGTCGATGACGCTGACCGACACGCGGGATGTTCAGGCCACTGTGGCGCAGATTCTCCGGCTGGAAGAGGCGGGCTGCGAGATCGCGCGGGTGGCCGTTCCCGATGACGAAGCCGCCGCTGCGCTGGGGGCGATTAAGAAGCAGATTCACATTCCGCTTGTTGCCGATATTCACTTCCATTACAAGCTGGCCTTGAAGGCGATTGACGCCGGTGTGGACAAGATCCGCATCAATCCGGGCAACCTGGGCGGTGAGGACCGCGCCAAAGTGGTGACGCGCGCTGCGCGGGAAGCGGGGATTCCCATGCGGGTGGGCGTGAACAGCGGCTCTTTAGAACGGGATCTGATCGACAAGTACGGCGGGCCGACACCGCAGGGGATGGTGGAATCGGCGCTGCGGCATATTCGTTTTCTGGAAGATGAAGGCTTTTTCAATATTGTGCTGTCGCTGAAGGCGTCGAATGTGCCGCGCATGATTGAAGCCTACACGCTGATGCGCGCGGCCTGCGATTATCCGCTGCATCTGGGTGTAACCGAAGCGGGGCCGCCGTCGGTGGGGACGATCAAGTCGGCCATCGGCATCGGGTATCTTTTGCAGAACGGCATCGGCGAAACATTGCGGGTATCGTTGACCGCCGATCCGGTGGAAGAGGTGCGCGTGGGCTGGGAGATTTTGAAATCGCTGGGGCTGCGGACACGCGGACCGATGCTGGTGAGCTGTCCGATGTGCGGGCGCTGCGAAGTGGACCTGGTGGAACTGGCGACCAAGGTGGAGAAGGCGATTGCCCATCTGAAGAAGCCGCTGCACATTGCGGTGATGGGCTGTGTGGTCAACGGTCCCGGCGAAGCGCGCGAAGCGGACCTGGCGGTGGTGGGCGGCAAGCACAAGGGGATGCTGCTGAAGAGCGGCAAGATTATCGCCACGCTGCCGGAAGATGAATTGATTGCCGCGCTGCTGCTTGAGGCGGATAAGTTTGATGTGAGCGACCGTCCGGCGGGGACGGCGCGGATTGTCGCGGGGGCATAAGGCGCACTCTGCATCCGGCCTTTAACGGCCTGCGTTTATCGGATCCTTACTACACTGCAACACTACCTGCGGCGTGTGCCCGAAGCACACGGTACCTGTTTCTTCACAGACTGCAAACAGAAACGCGGTGTTATCACGAGGAGGCTGATTTATGGCAGGGAACGAGAAGGACAATCTCAAGCAGTTGAAGGACGTGTATGACGGCTTCAACAAGGGCGACCTGGAACGCATGCGCATGACGCTGACGGACAACGCAACGCTGTATTTGGCCGCCATGGACCAGACGTTGAAGGGACCCAGCACGATTATCGACTATTTCCGCCAGTACAAGCAGGCCTTTGATGCTACGATCTCTCCCACGCGGCAGGTTGCGTGTGCGGATCTTGTGCTGAGCGAGTTCGTCGGCAAGGGCATCCACCAGGGGGTGTTCCACAGCCCGAGTGGCGATATTCCGCCGACAGGCAAGACGATTACGATCCCGGTGTGCCACATTTTGCAGTGGAAGGATGGCAAGATTGTGGACATCCACGAGTATTTCGACGCCGCCACGCTGATGTCCCAGTTGGGGATCGGCCTGACGCAAGAGCATCACACCTACTGATTTTCAGGCGCGTCCCGCGGCAGTTACCGCGGGCGCGCGGCACCTTATTTACCGGCGATATGCCTATCCGGCCTGAGTGCACACTGTAATCATGAGGAGATGGATGATGGCAACGGCAGAGAACAAAGACAATGCCAAGCTGGCAAAAGAAGGCTACGACCTCTTTACCAAGGGCGACCTGAACAAGCTGGCACAGCACTTCTCGGACAACGCGACGATGACCTCCATGTCCACGGGAGAGGTGATGAAGGGCCGCAACAATGTGATCGGCTTCATCGGCAACTTCCGCACGGCTTTTCCCGACATGACGCTCGACGTGAAGCGGCAGATAGCCTGCGCCGACGAGGTGGTGACGGAATTCGTCGCCAAGGGAACCCACAAGGGCGTGTTCATGACTCCCAACGGCGACATCCCGCCGACGGGCCGCAAAGTGGAAGTGCCGCTGTGCGAAATTCTCAAGGTCAAGGATGGATTGTTCACGGATTCGCATCTCTATTTCGACACCCTGTCGCTGATGACACAACTGGGTGTGATCAACCTGTCCGAAGAGCGCCACGCGCTCTGAAGGGGCATGACCGGCCTGAAGCGCCGACTGACCGCGCTCCATGCCAGCACATCCTTCGCTCGCGATCAGGCTGATTAACCGAAATATGAGGATATCTATTCATGCCAGCTCACGTCGAAACCGATAACGTCGCCATTTCGAAGGACATTTATGCCATCATCAGCAAGGGCGACCTGAATCAACTGACGAATCTATATGCGCAGAACAGTGTGATGGTGAATATGCCGTGGAATACGACCTTCCGCGGGCGCGACAATGTTTTGAATTACATCCGGATCCTGCGGACCGCTTTTCCGGACATGAAGGTGACCTTAACCCATCAGACGGCGCAGGATGACACGGTGGTGAATGAGTGGCTGCTTAAGGGCACGCATAAGGGCGTGCTCAAGTCCCCGACCGGCGATATCGCGCCGACCAACCGTTCTGTCGAGATCCCCGGCGTGTCCATCTTCGAGATGGAGGATGGGCAGGTGGTGAATATCCGCCAGTACTGGGACATCAACAGTCTGCTGAGGCAGATCGGGCTGGTGTCCTGAGAGGCCGCAGGGCTGCTTAGCAAAACGGCGGCCGCCGCGACTGGATATCGCCTGGTATGGCCGCTTAGGAAGAATCCAACGGGCTTTGCCCGTTGACGATAGTCGAAGAATCGTTCCACCCGCAAATCTCATTTCCGAGAAGGAGAAGTCTCCATGCGTTCTTTCAATCGAATGTTCACCGTCCTGAGCCTCGTACTCGCCCTTGCCGTGTTCGCCGGCGCGCAGACCAAGGAAAAGGCCAAGACTCCGCCCGCCGGCCAGCCCGATATGGCGGCGATGATGGCCGCGATGAAGCCCGGTCCGCAGCATGACGTGCTGAAAATGATGGCAGGCGACTGGGCGATCACCGGTCAATTCTGGATGGATCCGAAGGGCGATCCGATGACGATGAAACCCGGCACGGCGCACAACGAGATGATACTGGACGGACGCTATCTGCAATTCGTGCATCACGGCGAGATGATGGGCATGCCTTATGAAGGCCGCGGCCTGATGGGCTATGACAATTTCAAGAAGGTCTATCAGATGACGTGGATAGACAACATGGGCACGACCATCAGCACGGCCGCCGGGACGGCGGACGCCTCGGGCAAGGTCATTAGTCTGCTGGGCAAGATGGACGATCCTTCTACGGGAAAGAAGGACGAGGACGTGAAGTACGTTTACACGATCAAGGACGACAAGAGCGTGGAGTTCGCCATGTTCCTTGTCACCGGTCCCAAGGACGCCACTAAGATCATGGAAATGATGTACTCCAAGAAGTAGAAATTATCCCGACGCAGCGGGAGGAATAACGCCTCCCGCTGCGCGCGGCAGCTTACAGAACCGGACACGAATCCTAAGGACGGCATGAGTATTAATCCTATCAACCTTCCCGGCGCGGATGCGATCACCGATACCGACCGGACCATGGCGGAAAACGTGAGTAAGATGCTGGCCTCTTTGCAGCCGATTTTTCAGCGCGAAGGCGGCACGGTGAGACTGATTTCCGTGCGCGGCGGTGTGGCACACGTGGAGTTTTCCAGCGAGTCCTGCGACGGCTGCGGCGGCGGAATGGCAGGAATGGAAGGCGGCCTGCGGCTAATGTTGATCGAGCGCGTACCGGGCCTTTCGGAAGTGGTGTTCGAGTAACCGGATGCCCACCTCCCGTACCCTGGACCGGATCTGGCTGTTTTTCGCGTCGGTGAAGGTGACGATTGTGCTGCTGGTGCTGCTGGCGATTGTGATGTCCGTGGGCACCTACGTGGAGACGGCTTATTCCAATGGCGCGGCGCGGGTGCTGGTGTACCGTACGTGGTGGTTCGACGGGCTGGTGGCGTTGCTGGCGCTGAACCTGATTGGCTGCACGCTGCGGCGAGCGCCGTACAAGCCGCACCAGGCGGGATGGATCACAACGCACATTGCGCTGCTGCTGATCATGGCGGCCTCGGTGATTACGCACCGCTTCGGACTGCATGGACAGATGATGATTCCCGAAGGGGACGCGGCCAATGTATATGCCCTCGAGCAGATCGACCGGAAGACGCTGGAGATCGTCAACGGCGAGACACGGCAGTTGCCGTTTTCGCTGCAACTGAAGAAGTTCGACCAGCTCAAATATCCGGGAACGGAGATGACGCGGATGTTCCGCTCGCGGGTGGATGTGTGGGATCCGGCACGCACTGACACGGTGCATTATGACATCGTGCTCAATCATCCGTTAGTGTACGACGGCTACAAGATCAGCCAGGCGTCGTTTGTGGATCTGCCCGATGGACGCCGGGCGACGGTGCTGGGGATTGCCACCGATCCGGGAATTATTCTGATGTATTTCGGCGGCGGGCTGCTGGTGCTGGGCATGGCAGGCATTTTCTATTTGAAACCTTATCTGAAGCGCAGATTTCCGCCCAACGCGGCGCGGCCACAGGCACCCCAGCGGGAGACCGCCGCATCTTCGCCCGACGCCTCAAACATATGAGCAGTTCCTTGAACCGATATTTTGCGATTATTCTTGGGTTTATTTTTGCGGCAGCCGCCTATGGCGAGTCATCGACTCCGGCGGAATTGAAGGGGTTTGACTGGAATCTGGCCGGGCAAATTGCGGTGCAGGCCAATGGCCGCATTAAGCCGCTGGATTCCTTCGCGCGGGAAACGGTCAGCGCGATTTGCGGCAAGGCCTCCTATGAGGGACAGCATCCGGTGGAGACGTATTTCCGCTGGATGTCGGACGGGGATTACTGGCACGGCCAGCCGCTGCTGTATTTGCCCAAGGGCAAGCTGCGCAGCGAACTCAAGCTCGAGGATCATACGGGGAGCCGCTTTTCCTTTGCGGAAATGCAGGACGCGCGCGAGCTGATGACGCTGGCGATGGCGGGAGAGGACGCGCGAGCGGCGGGCGGAAAGGCGTCGTTTGTGCAGACCAAGGCGGCGGAATTTCTCGATCACATGAACGTGCTGAGCGGCGTGTTTACGCACGAGGCTCCGCTGTTTGTTCCGGCGGCGGCGTCGGCAGACGGAGAGAACACGTGGCGCTCCATGCCCGGTGTGGTGGCGATGTTCAGCGATTCGGCGCTGCTGGATTCCAATTCAAAGACGGTATCGGACACGCTGCAAACACTGACCCTGGCGTGGGCGGGACTGTACAACTCGGTGCGGGAGAACCGTGGGGACATCTTCAACATTTCGGCCAGGATGTTTGCCGAGGTGCAGCAGAAGATGCTGCCGCAGCCGGTGGTGTTCAGCAAGCTGGCGTGGGAGTATTGGTACAACCGGTTGAAACCGTTCTGGTGGGCGCGGCTGCTGCTGGCGCTGGGTTTTGCGGGTTTCTTGTTCAGTCTGCGGCAGGGGTATGAGCGCTTCAAGACGGCGGGGCTGATGGGGCTGGCGGCGGGATTTGTGCTGTACACCGCCGGAATGGCGATGCGGGCGTATGTGTCGGGCCGCGCACCGTGGACCAACATGTACGAATCGCTGCTGGCCATTGGCTGGGCGGTGGTGCTGATTTCGATGCTTTATGAATTGGCGAAGCGCGAGCGGATCTTCGGCATGGTGGGTGGGATTCTGGGCGCGGTGATTTTGACGATTGCCCAGGCAGCGGCGCTGGATCGCGGCATTAACGTGCTGGTGCCGGCGCTGCAAAGTTACTGGTTGAACTACCATGTGATTATCACACTCTCGGGCTATGCCTGTTTTGCGATTGCGATGGGCATCGGTCATGGCGTGCTGATCAGCGGTGTGAGATCGAAGGGTGAAGTAACACCGTCGCTGTCCAAGTTGACGAAGGCGAATTTGCGGATTATTCAGGTCGGCACATTGCTTTTGGTGACGGGAATTCTGCTGGGCGCGGTGTGGGCCAATGTGAGCTGGGGGCGGTTCTGGGGTTGGGATCCGAAGGAGACGTGGGCGCTGATCTGCTGGTTTGTCTACATTGCGCTGCTGCACGGGCGGAGCGCGGGCTGGCTGGGCTGGCGGGGACTGGCGGCGTATTCGGTGGGCGCGTTTCCGATTGTGATCATGACCTATTACGGCGTGAACTATTATCTTTCCGGACTGCACAGTTACGGCGCGGGGACGGCTCCCGGCGTGCCGTGGCAGATTCTGGCGTACATGGTTGTGGAAGGAGCGTTTCTGTTCTGGGCGCTCGGCCAACTGCGCGGCAAAGTACCCGTTCGCGCCAAGAAGACCCGGCCCGTTGTGGCGGACGAGGTCACGGGGCTGAATACCAAGTCAACTGAGGTTTCATCGTGAACCCCACGAAACCCGTTCCATCGGATTCGACAGTCCTTCTGCCGGTACTGCCCCGGGTATTGTGCCCGGCGGACCTGCGCAGTCTCAGCATGGAAGAGTTGGAATTGCTCTGCACGGAACTGCGCAAGGAATTGTGGGATACCATTACGGCGGTGGGCGGCCATCTGGCGGCGTCGCTGGGCGTGGTGGAACTGACCGTGGCGTTGCATTCGGTGTACAACACTCCGGTGGACAAACTGGTGTGGGACGTGGGGCATCAGGGGTATATTCACAAGATTTTGACGGGTCGCCGCGAGCGGCTGAATACTATTCGCCAGCATCACGGGCTTTCGGGATTTTTGAAGCCGGGCGAAAGCGAATACGATACGTTTGGCGCGGGACATGCGTCGACCTCCATCAGCGCGGCCTACGGCATGGCGGTGGCGCGCGACATGAAGGGCGAAGATCACAGCGTGGTGGCGATCATCGGCGACGGCGGCATCACCGGCGGTCTGGCCTATGAAGCCTTGAATAACGCGGGATGTTCGGGACGGGACATTACCGTGGTGCTGAACGACAACGGCATGTCCATCTCGCCGAATGTGGGATCGGTGAAGTATTTTCTGGCGAAGATGGAAACCAACCCGCGGTTGTCGAAGCTCAAGGATGAGCTGTGGCTGATGATGGGCAACGCACCGATTGGCTCGAGCGCCATGCGGCGGCTGGCGCACAAGGCGGAGCGCGCACTCAAGCAGGCGGTCGCGCCGGGGATGCTGTTCGAGGAATTCGGATTTCAGTATTTCGGACCGTTCGACGGGCACAATCTGCGCGAACTGGTGGAGATCTTCTCCAACGTCAAGACCGCGCACAAGCATCCGGCGATTGTGCACGTGCTGACCACCAAGGGCAAGGGCTACGAGGTGGCCGAAGCGGATCCCGTGAAGTACCACGGAGTGAAGGGCATTCCGGTGCCGGTGAAGGTGGAACCCAAACCCGCGCCATCGGTGCAGGCGCCGACGCTGCCGTACACGGACGTGTTCGGGGAAGCGATGATTCAGGAGACCGAGCGGCGCAGCGACGTGGTGGTGATTACCGCCGCGATGAAAGAGGGCACGGGACTGGTCAAGTACAGCGCGGCATTTCCCGATCATTTCTTTGACGTGGGCATCGCCGAAGGCCATGCCGTGACCTTTGCGGCGGGAATGGCCGCGTCGGGGATGAAACCAGTGGCGGCGATTTATTCGACATTTTTGCAGCGGGCCTACGATCATATTCTGCATGACTGCGCGATTCAGAATCTGCCGGTGCTGTTCTGCCTGGACCGCGCGGGACTGGTGGGAGAGGACGGACCGACGCATCACGGGTGCTTTGATCTTTCCTACCTGTCCTCGATTCCCGGGATGGTGGTGAGCGCGCCGCGGTCGGGACAGGAATTGCGCAATCTGATCCGCACGGGATTGGAATACAAGGACGGCCCGTTTGCGGTGCGGTATCCGCGCGACAAGGCTCCCGATGTGATCGACTGGACGTCTGAGCCGGACGTGTTGCCCATCGGCAAGTGGGAAGTGTTGCGCGAAGGGCGTAAGCTGGCCGTACTGGCGGTAGGAACGATGGTGGAAACGGCGCGGCGGGCGATTGCGTCCGAAGAGATGGCTGTAACGCTGGTGAACTGCCGCTTTGTCAAACCGATGGATGAAGAGATGCTGCGCACGATCATGGCATCGCACGAGCAGATTCTGACCATTGAAGAGGGTACGGTGATCGGCGGATTCGGGTCGAGCGTGGCGCTGTACATGCAGGAGCACGGCTGCACCAACGGTTTTGCGGCGCTGCATCTGCCGGATGAATTTGTGGAGCACGGTGCGCGGGATACGCTGCTGGAAACCTGCGGGCTGACCGACCGGCAGCTTGCCGAAGCCATCGGCACATTGCTGCGCGGCGAGCCGCTGGTCAACACGGCGGCGATTCTGGCGGCGACGGCGCGGAAGATGCATGGCGGGGGAACGAAGTGAAGGTGTTGATTGATCCCCGCGCGGGATTCTGCGGCGGAGTACGCCGCGTGGTAAAGATGGCCGAGCAGCAGATTGCCGAAACGGGCGAGCCGCTGGTGAGCCTCGGCGACGTGATCCATAACGAAGTGGAGATCGGGCGGCTGAAGGAACTGGGGCTGTCCGGCACCAGCCACGACGTGCTGGAAGGATCATCCAACGGGACGAAGAAGCTGCTGATCCGCGCGCATGGCGAGCCGCCGGAGACTTATGACAAGGCGCAGAAGCTGGGGATCGAAATTATCGACGGCACCTGCCCGGTGGTGACACGCTCGCAGACGATTGCGCGGACGCATTATCTGGCGGGCGAGCAGGTGGTGATTGTGGGCAAGCCGCATCATCCCGAGACTATCGGCATCATCGGCCACTGCGACCATCAGGCGCAGGTGGTCTATGCGAAGAGCGACGTCGAGCAGCTTGATCCTTCCCGCAAGACCTTTGTGCTGGCGCAGACCACGGTAGCGCGTCCGTGGTTTCAGGAGCGGATCGACTGGATCAAGGAACGCTGCGCGAGCGTTGAGGTGCAGGTGGAGAATACACTGTGCCGGTTTGTGGTGGGGCGCGACCGGGACTTGGAGAAGTTTGCCGCCGAGGTGAATGTGCTGATCATGGTGGGCGGCACCAAGAGTTCGAACACCAAAGTTTTGTATGACGTCTGCCGCAAGGTGAACCCGAGATCGTATCTGGTGGTCACCGAGGCGGAGATCGACGTCGGGTGGTTCCGGAGCGAGGATGTGATCGGTGTGACCGGTTCGGCGTCCACCCCGCACTGGCTGTTGGAACACGTGCGGGATTTCATCGCCGAAAAGACCGGCGCTTTGTTGGGCTGACACGGATGAATGGAGTAGTTTGCGGCGCGCGGGGTAAGAACACCTTGCGTGGCGAGGCAGAAAGTAACGAAGAACATGGCTATTGTTGAGAGGGATTCCGTTCCACAGACGGAACGGAATGACCATACGGAAACGGCGCCGCGCAAGCCGGAATGGCTGAAGGTGCGGATGTCCTCGGATGCCTCGTATCACGAGGTGCGCACATTGATGGAAGGCTCGCAGCTTAATACGGTCTGCGAGGAGGCCCGCTGCCCCAACCGGGGGGAATGCTGGAGCCGGGGAACGGCGACGATTATGATTATGGGCGACACCTGCACGCGGTCCTGCGGGTTCTGCAACGTGAAAACGGGCAGGCCGCTGCCGCTGGATCCGGGTGAGCCGCGACGGGTGGCAGAAGCGATCCGGACTCTCAAGCTGAAGTACGCGGTGATCACATCGGTGGACCGCGACGAACTGGCCGATGGCGGCGCGGGGCACTTCGCCGAAACGATTCGCGTTGTTCATGAGTTGAATCCACAGTGCAAAGTGGAAGTGCTGACGCCGGACTTCAAGGGCAGCGAGTCCAGCTTGAAGCTGGTGTGCGAGGCTAAACCCGAAGTGTTCGCGCATAATATGGAGACGGTGTCACGGCTGCACGTGACGGTCAGGCCGCAGGCCAAGTACTGGCGCAGCTTGCAGGTTTTGGGGCGCGCGCGGAAGCTGGGCATGACGGTAAAATCCGGCATCATGGTGGGTCTTGGTGAGACCAAAGACGAAGTGGTGCAGGTGATGCGGGACGTGGCGGACGCGGGGGGCGAACTGTTTACGATTGGACAGTATTTGCAGCCGTCTCCGAAGCATCTGCCGGTGTTGGAGTTTATTCATCCGGACGTCTATCTTGAATATAAGCATCTGGGGGAATCCGTCGGATTAAGGCACGTGCAGGCGGGCGCGATGGTGCGCAGCTCGTACCGTGCGGAAACACAGCAAGCGATCTTGAGGAGTAGTAATTTATGATTACATTGACGGCGACCGCGACAGCCAAAGTGCGCGAAATTATGACGAAGGAATCGAAATCCGATTGGAAGCTGCGGATGGGTGTGCGCGGCGGCGGCTGCAGCGGCATGAAGTATGTCCTGGGGTTTGATTCGGAGAGCCGCGAGGAAGACCAGGAGTTCACGCAGGACGGCATCACGCTGGTGTGCGACACGCGGAGCTATCTCTATCTGAACGGTACGGAGATAGATTTTGAGGATGGGCTGAACGGTTCGGGATTTGTGTTTCGCAATCCCAACGCCGCGAAGAGCTGCGGCTGCGGCCAGAGTTTCTCCGGCTAAGCCAACCCGCCTGCCATTGTGATGGTAGATATTCCGCAAGCGGGTCTCTCTTCGGAGGATCCGCTTTGTTTTATGCGTAGATACGGAACTCTAACGCCATGACACCAATTAAAAGAATAACGGTTGATGTCACACCGGAGAATGTCTGGTTTGTCGAACGGTATCTGAACGTGTTCGACTTTGCGGATATTTTTCCGGAAGATGCCTTCTCCATCGGCAGCGGCAAAGGGAATCCGGTCACTTTGCATACTGACCTTGGATTTGACATCGTGACGGATATTGACCAGACCAAGATGCAGATCCGCAATCGCTCGCGGTTTCACGGCTGGATGCGCTGGACAGGCGAGAAGGCGTTGCGCGTGGGCGACCGGATTGTCATCGAGAAGTTGGGCGAGAGGGACTATTCCCTCCAGTTTGAGAGTAGTAGTAATGGCAATTAATGGCTGAAGACCGGAGATATGAGACGTGAAGATGGAGAATCGACTACAGAGCCGCACAACGGACCTGACCCCAGGGCCTTTGCCCGCAGAGCACATTGCCGCCAATCTGCTGCGATTTCCGCTTGAAGACATGCTGGGTCCGGGAATGGTGCGGGAAAAGGATTTCCGCACCAAGCTGAAGGGCATCGATTGGGAGGCCTACCGTGGCCGCCCGGTGCTGGTGCCGTGGATTCATAACCAGGAAATCCCGGTTTGGGTTTATTTGATGGTGGTGGCGCGGTTGTCGGGAGTGGCGTCGGTGCTATCCTTCGGAGAGGCATGCAGCCCCACAGTTTTGCTTAAAAACCGTCCCAGTTGAAGGGGTTTTTAAGCTGGTTAATTTAATGCAACTTGACAATTTGCGGGTAAACACGTATATTTCGATTGCTGTACCATATGACGGAAGATGGATAAAGATCCGCCTATAGTGAGTAAGAGCAACATTTCTCTAAGGATAGATCAAGATGACGCCCGGCGGAGGCAGTTTCTGGGATCTGGTGCAGGTCGCCTCTCCCTTTGCAAAGTTTATTCTGGCCGTTTTGGCCGTGATGTCGGTGGTTTCCTGGACCATCATCATTGACAAATTCCTGTTGATCGCGCGGGTGCGTTCGGCCAACAAAGGCATGGCGCGTTACCGGTGGTCAACCTTTGATCCGCGGGCGCTCAGCAGTGAAGCGCGGCGCTATCCGCAGTCGTTTATGTCGCGCGCGTACATGTTTGTCCACCGGGACATCATCGAGCGCGGCGGCGAGGGGGCGATGGATGGGGAATTGATCGGCCGGGAGTTTGCCCGCTCGGTGGCGGAAGAACTCAACCGCGCCGAGCGGTTTCTGCCGTTTTTGGCCACATGCAGTTCGGCGGGTCCGTTTCTGGGGCTGCTGGGCACGGTGTGGGGAATTATCACCGCCTTTCAGCGGATCGGCGTGTGGGGCAGCGCCAACATCGCGGTAGTGGCACCGGGTATTGCCGAGGCGCTGATTGCCACGGCGGTGGGCCTGTTTTCGGCTATTCCCGCGCTGGTGGCGTACAATTTCTTTTCGAACTGGCTGCGCAAGGAAGCGGAGCGCGCCGAAGAGTTCGGCAGTGATCTGGCCTTTGCGGTGGATCGCTATGCGAAGGGCAAGCAGTCCGCCGGTTCGCGGGTGATCCCATGATTCCGCGTCCCAAGGTCAAGATTCCTTATCGTCCGATTCCGGACATCAACGTGACGTCCCTCGTGGACATCACGATGGTGCTGCTGATTGTGTTCATGGTGGCGGCGCCGATCATGAAGAGTTCGCTGGATATCGCCGTGCCGC is part of the bacterium genome and harbors:
- a CDS encoding DUF5723 family protein → MKRLFLLMLILPAALYASGTDWATHVFDHRGPGSALSNPAFLAEETRTAMGIQLAGIAGFGLTASNNSFSVGFWNSHIAGDKFWDRSDTRAILARIPSSGLSLQADFGLPVLGVRYRNFAFNAEALATVHANVPKCVAEIALVGSKLGKNYSLNDLIGESLALSDVSLSYGRIIPQDYLPQLSAGLAFHYYQGFAYTDTRQSTAGFVVTDHLIQGNGSFQNVLATDGRGFGADLGVAAKLSEDGRWKAALAVQRIGATMSWNVKETETAHMRTSMAGLDFDSLDNKEYTDRAFASEDTTIKGGTAKLHLPLTLRASGSYQLFPNLSVAGIVNALTTSSPLGPAGIEAGAATSYSPLRWAAIEGGMLFGGPHSSLFSFGTGLRFRYYELDLNFSSAGGMFTSAHGVGASFSQRFYF
- the ispG gene encoding flavodoxin-dependent (E)-4-hydroxy-3-methylbut-2-enyl-diphosphate synthase, with translation MPSGKRVREVRIGSVTIGGDHPVAVQSMTLTDTRDVQATVAQILRLEEAGCEIARVAVPDDEAAAALGAIKKQIHIPLVADIHFHYKLALKAIDAGVDKIRINPGNLGGEDRAKVVTRAAREAGIPMRVGVNSGSLERDLIDKYGGPTPQGMVESALRHIRFLEDEGFFNIVLSLKASNVPRMIEAYTLMRAACDYPLHLGVTEAGPPSVGTIKSAIGIGYLLQNGIGETLRVSLTADPVEEVRVGWEILKSLGLRTRGPMLVSCPMCGRCEVDLVELATKVEKAIAHLKKPLHIAVMGCVVNGPGEAREADLAVVGGKHKGMLLKSGKIIATLPEDELIAALLLEADKFDVSDRPAGTARIVAGA
- a CDS encoding ester cyclase; the protein is MAGNEKDNLKQLKDVYDGFNKGDLERMRMTLTDNATLYLAAMDQTLKGPSTIIDYFRQYKQAFDATISPTRQVACADLVLSEFVGKGIHQGVFHSPSGDIPPTGKTITIPVCHILQWKDGKIVDIHEYFDAATLMSQLGIGLTQEHHTY
- a CDS encoding ester cyclase; translation: MMATAENKDNAKLAKEGYDLFTKGDLNKLAQHFSDNATMTSMSTGEVMKGRNNVIGFIGNFRTAFPDMTLDVKRQIACADEVVTEFVAKGTHKGVFMTPNGDIPPTGRKVEVPLCEILKVKDGLFTDSHLYFDTLSLMTQLGVINLSEERHAL
- a CDS encoding ester cyclase — encoded protein: MPAHVETDNVAISKDIYAIISKGDLNQLTNLYAQNSVMVNMPWNTTFRGRDNVLNYIRILRTAFPDMKVTLTHQTAQDDTVVNEWLLKGTHKGVLKSPTGDIAPTNRSVEIPGVSIFEMEDGQVVNIRQYWDINSLLRQIGLVS
- a CDS encoding DUF1579 domain-containing protein; this translates as MRSFNRMFTVLSLVLALAVFAGAQTKEKAKTPPAGQPDMAAMMAAMKPGPQHDVLKMMAGDWAITGQFWMDPKGDPMTMKPGTAHNEMILDGRYLQFVHHGEMMGMPYEGRGLMGYDNFKKVYQMTWIDNMGTTISTAAGTADASGKVISLLGKMDDPSTGKKDEDVKYVYTIKDDKSVEFAMFLVTGPKDATKIMEMMYSKK
- a CDS encoding NifU family protein, giving the protein MSINPINLPGADAITDTDRTMAENVSKMLASLQPIFQREGGTVRLISVRGGVAHVEFSSESCDGCGGGMAGMEGGLRLMLIERVPGLSEVVFE
- a CDS encoding cytochrome c biogenesis protein ResB, producing MPTSRTLDRIWLFFASVKVTIVLLVLLAIVMSVGTYVETAYSNGAARVLVYRTWWFDGLVALLALNLIGCTLRRAPYKPHQAGWITTHIALLLIMAASVITHRFGLHGQMMIPEGDAANVYALEQIDRKTLEIVNGETRQLPFSLQLKKFDQLKYPGTEMTRMFRSRVDVWDPARTDTVHYDIVLNHPLVYDGYKISQASFVDLPDGRRATVLGIATDPGIILMYFGGGLLVLGMAGIFYLKPYLKRRFPPNAARPQAPQRETAASSPDASNI